AAGTCAAATGCAGACACGAGCTGCAGCACAACCAGCTCAGAGTATTTTCTAAACCATTAATATACAAACCACACAGTTCAAAAGTTGAATAGAAGTTCCAGACTGCAATCCCACCCCAAGCCATGCAACATCAACATGCATGTGTCAGCATGCTGCTCCTAATCACTCACCAGCAAGTTCCTATTACACAAGTACATGAGCCATGTCATGTTGCTTTCCTAAAAAACACGTACCACCACTATTTTAAGTGGTGATTATAACACGCCATATCAAGCGAAAGCAGCCTTAAAACTTGCCATTTGCAGGTGCGTAACACAATCCTTAAGCATTGTGTATGAGCGAGCTTGGTTGCCCAACCTATTCAAATCTAACTGTGAAAAATAACCCAAAACGATTGTTCTCCTGTTAAGTCAGTAAAACCCTTCCACAGTTACCGGCTCCCATGGTCCACACGCACAGTGAAGAGCAAGCTGAGTCTTATCTTGATGTCAAGCAGCTATTTGGCCCgtcttgtgttttgttgacAGAAAGACAAAACCATGCGCCTGCCTGCTTTGACTGACattgggggtggtggtggtggaaatGATTTGCCAGCAAAGCAGGTAAGACTGGAAGTGGTTGCTTAGGGGTGTATGCTTTGTTTTGACTGATGAACTTTCAGCTGAAGTTTATACCCAAAGGGAGCCAGCAGAAAAATTAGTGACCCTAATGTACTCTGTAGCTGCAGACACCAGGGTGGAAAGACCCCTCACCCCGAAGCTAAACCTCAGTTGTTGTGATTGTAATGtcaggaagtgaaaaaaaaaaaaaaaataggtcatCACTTAGTACCTACACCTTTGTTAGTAAACCACAATCTGAGTTAAAGTTCACGCTTTAAATTCTTGAGGTAGACCAGGTTCTGAATCATCAactcttgaagaaaaaaaaaaaaaaaaaaaaaaaaaaaaagactcaaactTGCAAAACTTATCAAACCAGACTGCAACAAACCGCAGCTTCACAAGTCTCGGATTTCATTTCGTTCAATGAGCATTTACGAAATGCAATTAGATACAGCAGTCAccaagaaaagcagcagcagcagccacagttTGCAGCTTTCCCCCTGATACCTCGGAGCAACATGAAACCCAGACAAGCTTCACTGGCTCTCACGCCATATGGTCTCAGAAAAATCCTCCACGTTCCTATAAAATACTTTTCccccttttgtttttaaactatgCATCGGCTTCATCGGTTCAATTTCCCCTATGTCTGAGCTCAATTTGCGGCCGTGAACGAGAACCTAGAGAAAAATCAGAGTGGAGATGGAGCTTTGCGGAATGGCCCTTTGTTTGGAAACAGCCTTCTCTGCAGCGCTGGAAACGCGAGACGCTTATCGATCATTTCAACTGGAAACCTTTTGTGTTGCAAGCGACTGAGAGGCTGCGGGCAAACGGCAACAATAATAACGAAAATTAATGCTGTATTGCAACTACTAATGGGTTCTCTTTAATTATAGAAACTACACAAATACTCCCAACGTGTTTTTTCCACGCTGGTGGCGTCTGAGCTCTTTGTCCGGTCCGAGCAGCAGccgcaaataaacaaaaagccgggggggatttttttttcggATTAACGCTGGATTAATCATAGTAAGAGACCCAATAACCGCCTTTGTTCCTTGCTTAAGCCACCCTCGACCGGTGTTGAgttgaggagaaaaagaaaaaaaacttctacaatggggaagggaaaaaaataaaataaagcccaGACGCTATAACGTTGGGTCCTTTTGTATCCGCGTCTGTCaagccctcctcttcctccgccTGCCTCACGACTCCAGCCACCTCCGGCTGTCGACGCTGACCCTCGCAGAGGCAGAAAAGTACTCATAGTTGCCAAGACACGGCTTCCGCTTTTTAAAAAGCAAGTTGAGGCTTTAACCTAAAGGCAACGCTGGGCAAAGTAGCAGTAGCCATCGGCAGAGCTACAGAGTAAAGCAATAGGAAGccctttaatttttaaacagCAGTTGGTCGGCTAAGCTAGCAAGCGCCCCCTTTTCTACGCTTCCCTTTTAATTTGGGTGTCAACAAAAAGCTTTAAATTCGACCAAATATGCCTCAGTACAAGTGAAATTAActgaaagacacacagagaaCCATGTGCGGTTTTATGTGCGCTGAAAAGAGGCGCTTTGCATACTTTCCGCGATAGCACCGAAAACTTCCATCAATCATCCCCCGTAAAAGGTCCAAGAGCAGCCGCAGCAGAGACTCGAAAACAGTCCAGTGTTTGTGCCAGGCAGCTTTTGCTTCGGTTAGACACAAATATTCCACTTACCGACTTGTAAAACGTTTTCCACACAGCCGGTTTCTAGCAGTCTGATACCCCGACGGAAAGGCAGTCCGTCTCCCGTCCCCACTGCCCCGGCTGCCCCAACGGTAGCTGTTGTACCGGCGGTAGATCCTCCACCGCCACCAGTGGTTGTAGCTCCGGAACCAGCACCCCCAGCCCCACCGGGAGCCGCAGACGGACCTTCCTCCCCGGCGACTCGGCACTGAAACGAAGAGTACATGCATATCTCCTTTTCGTTGCGGGGAAAAGACCAGTAGACGATGCGGCGCTGGACGGGCTCCGGGATCCGCTCGAAGCGCTCCTCTACTCTTTCGAAGGCCCACTTTTCCGCTACTGCTTTAGCAGCGCAGTCCAGAAGGGACTCGGGAGAACGATACCGGGAGCTGGGTAACCCGCTGCCGTGGCCGGGCCCCGGCCCGGGACCTCGGGGTGCAGGGCGAAGGCAGGGTCGCTTGCTGGCCGGTGGTACCGAGAGGAGAGGATGAGGCGGCTGTTCTCTGCGTCCTTCCGCCATGGTGAGCCGATCAACACTGACGAGACGGACGGTGTGCGGACaccgagcagcagcaggaagccaacaactcacacacacacatacacactaagCTCTCAGTGCTCCCAGAGCACTCTAAATAGGGGCTTTTGTCAAACTAAACG
This portion of the Archocentrus centrarchus isolate MPI-CPG fArcCen1 chromosome 17, fArcCen1, whole genome shotgun sequence genome encodes:
- the LOC115796483 gene encoding zinc finger SWIM domain-containing protein 5-like, which encodes MAEGRREQPPHPLLSVPPASKRPCLRPAPRGPGPGPGHGSGLPSSRYRSPESLLDCAAKAVAEKWAFERVEERFERIPEPVQRRIVYWSFPRNEKEICMYSSFQCRVAGEEGPSAAPGGAGGAGSGATTTGGGGGSTAGTTATVGAAGAVGTGDGLPFRRGIRLLETGCVENVLQVGHTSAEMQFPDKSWK